In bacterium, the DNA window GTGGAGCAGCCGTTGCGGGAGCAATACATGTTGCTGAAAGGATGAAACCGGAACAGCTTGTTGTGGTGATCCTACCGGATACCGGAACCAGGTATCTTTCCAAACTCAACCAGGAATGGTTGCGCTCCAAACACCTCGTTGATTAGAATTTTTGCCCGTGTTGTTTCGCTAATTGCGCTGTTACTCTGCGTAGCAACCGCTTCTGCCGAACCGAAGAGGATTGTTTCCATCGCTCCCAGCTTCACTGAGATTCTTTACGCTCTGGGCGCCGGCCCGCAGATCGTCGGCACAACCCTTTATTGCGACTATCCCGCCGAAGCAACGAAAACCGAAAAAATTGGAGACGTGCTGAATCCCAATGTGGAAAAAATTATTTCTTTGAAACCGGACATAGTATTCGCCGGAAATTGGAAATGGAATGTGCCTGAAAAGTTACGAGCCGCAGGCATTCTGGTTGTAGAGGTTCCGGATGCCCAGACTCTTGATGATGTTTTTCAGCGATTCAATCTGATAGCCGGCAAGATCAACCGGCTCCCTGCTGCCACACAATTGATCGCAACCATGAAACAACAGATGGAAGAAATTCGGAAGCGAGCCGCTGCCAAACCACAGCGCACTGTATACATGGAGATTGATGCCGGCAATTGGACAGTTGGAGGCCAATCTTACCTCACAGAAATTTTGAAAGTCCTGGGTCTTCGAAACGTCTTTGGTGAACGGCAGGAACCTTATCTAACCGTTACGATGGAATCGGTCGTTGCCAGAAATCCCGATCTGCTGATGTCTCTCAGCCGCACGCAAGAAGAGTATCAGAGCCTGGCGGCTTGGCGGGCTTTGCGCGCTGTTCGCGAAGGTAAGATCATTGACAAGAATGCGATTGATTGGAATGCTATCACTCATCAGGGATCCCGTTTGATCGAAGGGATCCAGCAACTGGATTCACTGCTGAACAAGTAAACTATTTTTAACAGAAGAACGCAAAGATCAAGAAAAGTAGCGCGGGCGTCCCGCCTGCGAACGCTACGCAGACGAGACGTCCGCGTTCCTTCGCGTCCTTCGCGATCTTCTGTTCAAAAAAAATGCGAATCATCAGTTTGGTGCCATCGATAACCGAAACACTGTTCGAACTGGGTCTGGGTGATCAGATCGTAGCCGTCACCCGGTGGTGCACCAGACCAGCAGAAAAGGTTATCCATAAACCAAAAGTTGGTGGAACCAAGAATCCAAAACTGCAATCCATACTTGAATTCAAGCCTGATATTGTCATTTTGGATTGCGACGAAAACCGCAAAGAAGATGCCAAGGCGTTGGAGAAAAACAAGATCCGCACCTTTACAGTCTTTCCAAAAACGATTGACGATTCTATTCACATGATCCGGCAGCTGGGTGAGTTGTTTTCCGTGCAGCCCGCAGCTGCTGCAATGACTGAGGAGATTCAAAAGCTGCGAGAAGCATACAAGCCCGATCGTATCTATGAAAGCCTGATTCTGATCTGGCGCAAACCATACATGACAATCAACGCTGATACTTATGTTCACTCTGCCTGCGAGCTTTTTGGATTTCGCAATGTTTTTGCTTCCCATCAAAAACGATATCCGCCGTTAACGCCGGAAGAAATCGAGCAGATCGATCCGGAAATGATTCTTTTTCCTGACGAACCTTATCCATTTCGACGCAAACATCTGGATCTCTTCCAACAAGAGTTTCCTGGTATAAGAGCCGTGAGCAACGGTCAGATGTTCCTCTTTGACGGCAGCCACGTCGCCTGGCATGGCTTCGGGACATTGCGGGCCTTGCGCGAATTTCCGCTACAATTTCTTAACAAAAAATGAGCGGACATTTCGTTCGATGGATGTTTACGTTAGCTCTGTTGCTTGTGATCACATTTGCTGCTTCTCTATGGATTGGTGAAGTCCGCGAATGGAATCCCGCTGTGGTTTTCAACATCCGTTTGCCGCGCGCGCTGCTTGGACTCGTCGTTGGAATCGCGCTGGCAACTGCCGGTGCAGTTTATCAGGGATTGTTGCGAAATCCTCTTGCTGATCCGTACATTCTGGGAACTTCAAGCGCTGGAACTTTCGGAGCTCTGGTTGCAACGATTCTGAATTTTCATTTCCAATATACGCTTTATATTTTTTCAATTGGCGCCTGCTTCCTGAGCATGTTGCTTGTGTACCGCATCGCCACAACACACGGACGAACTCCCATCCAAACGCTCATACTGG includes these proteins:
- a CDS encoding ABC transporter substrate-binding protein, with translation MIRIFARVVSLIALLLCVATASAEPKRIVSIAPSFTEILYALGAGPQIVGTTLYCDYPAEATKTEKIGDVLNPNVEKIISLKPDIVFAGNWKWNVPEKLRAAGILVVEVPDAQTLDDVFQRFNLIAGKINRLPAATQLIATMKQQMEEIRKRAAAKPQRTVYMEIDAGNWTVGGQSYLTEILKVLGLRNVFGERQEPYLTVTMESVVARNPDLLMSLSRTQEEYQSLAAWRALRAVREGKIIDKNAIDWNAITHQGSRLIEGIQQLDSLLNK
- a CDS encoding helical backbone metal receptor, with protein sequence MRIISLVPSITETLFELGLGDQIVAVTRWCTRPAEKVIHKPKVGGTKNPKLQSILEFKPDIVILDCDENRKEDAKALEKNKIRTFTVFPKTIDDSIHMIRQLGELFSVQPAAAAMTEEIQKLREAYKPDRIYESLILIWRKPYMTINADTYVHSACELFGFRNVFASHQKRYPPLTPEEIEQIDPEMILFPDEPYPFRRKHLDLFQQEFPGIRAVSNGQMFLFDGSHVAWHGFGTLRALREFPLQFLNKK